The Nocardioides pantholopis genome window below encodes:
- a CDS encoding glycine hydroxymethyltransferase, protein MSDLDALTSSAYSQALEVIASVEPRVAEATRQELADQRGSLKLIASENYASPAVLLTMGTWLSDKYAEGTVGHRFYAGCQNIDTVEALAAEHARELFGAEYAYAQPHSGIDANLVAFWSILAHRVEGPWLEKAGSKNVNELTEADWEKLRHELGNQRLLGMSLDAGGHLTHGFRPNISGKMFHQQQYGTDPETGLLDYDAVAAKAREFKPLVLVAGYSAYPRRVNFAKMREIADEVGATLMVDMAHFAGLVAGKVFTGDEDPVPHAHIVTTTTHKSLRGPRGGMVLATEEYAPSVDRGCPMVLGGPLGHVMAAKAVALAEARQPAFQTYAQRVADNAQSLAEGFTKRGATLVTGGTDNHLVLLDVSGFGLTGRQAESALLDAGVVTNRNSVPADPNGAWYTSGIRLGTPALTTRGFGHDEFDRTAELIVEVLRNTEAGTTKAGGPSKASYALADGVAAKVRDASAEMLDKHPLYPGLDLA, encoded by the coding sequence ATGAGCGACCTCGACGCCCTCACCAGCAGCGCCTACTCCCAAGCCCTCGAGGTCATCGCCTCGGTCGAGCCCCGGGTCGCCGAGGCCACCCGCCAGGAGCTGGCCGACCAGCGCGGATCGCTCAAGCTGATCGCGAGCGAGAACTACGCCTCGCCCGCCGTGCTGCTCACCATGGGCACCTGGCTCAGCGACAAGTACGCCGAGGGCACGGTCGGCCACCGGTTCTACGCCGGCTGCCAGAACATCGACACCGTCGAGGCGCTGGCGGCCGAGCACGCTCGCGAGCTGTTCGGCGCGGAGTACGCCTACGCCCAGCCGCACTCCGGCATCGACGCCAACCTGGTGGCGTTCTGGTCGATCCTGGCGCACCGGGTCGAGGGTCCCTGGCTGGAGAAGGCCGGCAGCAAGAACGTCAACGAGCTCACCGAGGCCGACTGGGAGAAGCTGCGCCACGAGCTCGGCAACCAGCGCCTGCTCGGCATGAGCCTGGACGCCGGCGGCCACCTCACCCACGGCTTCCGCCCCAACATCAGCGGCAAGATGTTCCACCAGCAGCAGTACGGCACCGACCCCGAGACCGGGCTGCTCGACTACGACGCGGTCGCCGCCAAGGCACGCGAGTTCAAGCCGCTGGTCCTGGTGGCCGGCTACTCCGCCTACCCGCGCCGGGTGAACTTCGCGAAGATGCGCGAGATCGCCGACGAGGTCGGCGCCACGCTGATGGTCGACATGGCGCACTTCGCCGGGCTGGTCGCCGGCAAGGTCTTCACCGGCGACGAGGACCCGGTCCCGCACGCGCACATCGTGACCACCACGACGCACAAGTCGCTGCGCGGCCCGCGCGGCGGCATGGTGCTGGCCACCGAGGAGTACGCCCCCAGCGTGGACCGCGGCTGCCCGATGGTGCTCGGCGGCCCGCTGGGCCACGTGATGGCCGCGAAGGCCGTCGCGCTCGCCGAGGCCCGCCAGCCCGCCTTCCAGACCTACGCCCAGCGGGTGGCCGACAACGCCCAGTCGCTGGCCGAGGGCTTCACCAAGCGCGGCGCCACGCTGGTCACCGGCGGCACCGACAACCACCTGGTGCTGCTCGACGTCTCCGGCTTCGGGCTCACCGGCCGCCAGGCCGAGTCCGCGCTGCTCGACGCCGGCGTCGTCACCAACCGCAACTCGGTGCCGGCCGACCCGAACGGCGCCTGGTACACCTCCGGCATCCGGCTGGGCACCCCCGCGCTCACGACCCGCGGCTTCGGCCACGACGAGTTCGACCGGACCGCGGAGCTGATCGTCGAGGTGCTGCGCAACACCGAGGCCGGCACCACCAAGGCCGGCGGCCCGTCCAAGGCGTCCTACGCCCTGGCCGACGGGGTGGCCGCGAAGGTCCGCGACGCCTCCGCCGAGATGCTCGACAAGCACCCGCTCTACCCGGGCCTCGACCTGGCCTGA
- a CDS encoding molybdopterin-dependent oxidoreductase — translation MRRPRVPAPEDFGSRLHSAAVAARVGLWLGICFGVAFLTGLLSHYAQNPSQPVPFPTSPAWGYRLTQGLHVVAGTAAVPLLLVKLWTVYPRFLRRPARGVRRLVLDVLERLSIGVLVAAAVFQLATGLANSSQWYPWAFSFRATHYAVAWVAVGALALHVAVKLPVIRTALTRDVEDPALDPPTATRGGALSRRGLLRATWAAAGVAVLATAGSTLPVLRRVSVLGVRSGDGPQGVPINTSAEAAGVLDRAADPGWRLTVTSGERVVELSLDDLRALPQRTESLPIACVEGWSAGGEWTGVRLRDLLDLVDAPAGRDVRVASLQESGPFRITLLQDGFADDDRTLVALALAGEPLVLDHGFPARLIAPNRPGVLQTKWLARLEVLA, via the coding sequence ATGAGACGCCCGCGGGTGCCGGCGCCCGAGGACTTCGGGTCCCGGCTGCACAGCGCCGCCGTCGCGGCGCGGGTGGGGCTGTGGCTCGGCATCTGCTTCGGCGTCGCGTTCCTCACCGGGCTGCTCAGCCACTACGCCCAGAACCCCTCCCAGCCGGTGCCGTTCCCGACCAGCCCGGCCTGGGGCTACCGGCTGACCCAGGGCCTGCACGTGGTCGCCGGCACGGCCGCCGTGCCGCTGCTGCTGGTCAAGCTCTGGACCGTCTATCCGCGGTTCCTGCGGCGCCCGGCGCGCGGCGTACGACGGCTGGTGCTGGACGTGCTGGAACGCCTCTCGATCGGCGTGCTGGTGGCCGCGGCGGTCTTCCAGCTCGCCACCGGGCTGGCGAACTCCTCGCAGTGGTATCCGTGGGCCTTCTCGTTCCGGGCCACCCACTACGCGGTCGCGTGGGTCGCCGTCGGTGCCCTGGCGCTGCACGTCGCGGTCAAGCTCCCGGTGATCCGCACGGCCCTGACCCGCGATGTCGAGGACCCGGCGCTGGACCCGCCCACCGCGACCCGCGGCGGGGCGCTCTCGCGCCGGGGCCTGCTGCGCGCCACCTGGGCGGCCGCCGGCGTCGCGGTGCTGGCGACCGCCGGGAGCACGCTGCCGGTCCTGCGCCGGGTCTCGGTGCTCGGCGTGCGCAGCGGGGACGGGCCGCAGGGGGTGCCGATCAACACCTCGGCCGAGGCCGCCGGGGTCCTGGACCGGGCCGCGGACCCCGGCTGGCGGCTGACGGTGACGTCCGGGGAGCGGGTGGTGGAGCTGAGCCTCGACGACCTGCGGGCGCTGCCCCAGCGGACCGAGTCGCTGCCGATCGCGTGCGTCGAGGGCTGGAGCGCCGGCGGCGAGTGGACCGGCGTACGGCTGCGCGACCTGCTCGACCTCGTCGACGCGCCGGCCGGGCGGGACGTGCGGGTGGCATCGCTCCAGGAGTCCGGGCCGTTCCGGATCACGCTGCTCCAGGACGGCTTCGCCGACGACGACCGGACCCTGGTGGCGCTGGCCCTGGCCGGGGAGCCGCTCGTCCTCGACCACGGCTTCCCGGCCCGGTTGATCGCCCCGAACCGGCCCGGCGTGCTGCAGACCAAGTGGCTCGCGCGGCTCGAGGTGCTGGCGTGA
- a CDS encoding acyl-CoA dehydrogenase family protein has protein sequence MEPRQPRAASRVVTNQAPPLAGHNVVTADRALSEAVLRHGSAEVLDDLVILGADAGTAEAREHGLLANEFPPRLTPYDRYGQRVDEVRFHPSWHWLMERAVGHGLAATPWEQQADGAAHAHLRRAAGVVAWSQTEPGHGCPIAMTYAAVPALAADEAIAKEWTPLLASRRYDPGLRPLREKVGALAGMGMTEKQGGSDVRTNVTSARPTSAEGEYTLHGHKWFTSAPMNDVFLVLAQADGGLTCFVVPRVLPDGARNQLDVVRLKDKLGNRSNASGELELDGTLALRLGDEGRGVRTIIEMVAATRLDCVLGSTSLMRRAASEASWHAAHRSAFGGLLLDKPLMQNVLADLAVETEAATALAMRLAAAVDAPEDPHEAALRRIALPLAKFWICKRTPAMVAEALECLGGNGYVEESGLPLLYREAPLSSVWEGSGNVNALDVLRALGREPAALDAWITEVGRARGGDARLDRAVDDVLAMLGSLLGEPGQLEAQARRLAGRMAAVLQGSLLVRFAPAEVADVFCASRLGTSYDGTFGALAGGDLRAIVDRALPTG, from the coding sequence ATGGAGCCCCGTCAGCCGCGCGCCGCGAGCCGGGTCGTCACCAACCAGGCACCCCCGCTGGCCGGCCACAACGTGGTCACCGCCGACCGGGCGCTCAGCGAGGCCGTGCTGCGGCACGGGTCGGCCGAGGTCCTCGACGACCTGGTGATCCTCGGCGCCGACGCCGGGACCGCCGAGGCCCGCGAGCACGGGCTGCTCGCCAACGAGTTCCCGCCGCGGCTCACGCCGTACGACCGCTACGGCCAGCGCGTCGACGAGGTCCGGTTCCACCCCTCCTGGCACTGGCTGATGGAGCGCGCCGTCGGGCACGGGCTGGCCGCGACGCCCTGGGAGCAGCAGGCCGACGGCGCCGCGCACGCCCACCTGCGCCGGGCCGCCGGCGTCGTGGCGTGGTCCCAGACCGAGCCCGGGCACGGCTGCCCGATCGCGATGACGTACGCCGCGGTGCCGGCCCTGGCCGCCGACGAGGCGATCGCCAAGGAGTGGACCCCGCTGCTCGCCTCCCGTCGCTACGACCCCGGCCTGCGGCCGCTGCGCGAGAAGGTCGGGGCGCTCGCCGGGATGGGCATGACCGAGAAGCAGGGCGGCTCCGACGTCCGCACCAACGTGACGTCGGCGCGGCCGACCTCGGCCGAGGGCGAGTACACCCTGCACGGCCACAAGTGGTTCACCTCCGCCCCGATGAACGACGTCTTCCTGGTGCTGGCCCAGGCGGACGGCGGGCTCACCTGCTTCGTGGTGCCGCGGGTGCTCCCCGACGGCGCCCGCAACCAGCTCGACGTGGTCCGGCTCAAGGACAAGCTCGGCAACCGCTCCAACGCCTCCGGCGAGCTGGAGCTGGACGGCACCCTCGCGCTCCGACTCGGCGACGAGGGCCGGGGGGTGCGCACGATCATCGAGATGGTCGCCGCGACCCGGCTGGACTGCGTGCTCGGCTCGACCTCGCTGATGCGCCGGGCGGCCTCGGAGGCGTCCTGGCACGCCGCGCACCGCTCCGCCTTCGGCGGTCTCCTCCTCGACAAGCCGCTGATGCAGAACGTGCTCGCCGACCTCGCCGTCGAGACCGAGGCCGCCACCGCGCTGGCGATGCGGCTCGCCGCGGCCGTGGACGCGCCCGAGGACCCGCACGAGGCCGCGTTGCGCCGGATCGCGCTGCCGCTGGCGAAGTTCTGGATCTGCAAGCGCACCCCCGCGATGGTCGCCGAGGCGCTGGAGTGCCTGGGCGGCAACGGCTACGTGGAGGAGTCCGGGCTGCCGCTGCTCTACCGCGAGGCGCCGCTGAGCTCGGTCTGGGAGGGGTCCGGCAACGTCAACGCCCTCGACGTGCTGCGCGCGCTGGGCCGCGAGCCCGCGGCCCTGGACGCCTGGATCACCGAGGTGGGCCGGGCCCGCGGCGGCGACGCCCGCCTGGACCGGGCCGTCGACGACGTGCTGGCGATGCTGGGCTCGCTGCTCGGCGAGCCCGGCCAGCTCGAGGCGCAGGCCCGCCGGCTCGCCGGCCGGATGGCGGCGGTCCTCCAGGGCTCGCTGCTGGTCCGGTTCGCCCCGGCCGAGGTGGCGGACGTCTTCTGCGCCTCCCGGCTCGGCACGTCGTACGACGGGACGTTCGGCGCGCTGGCCGGCGGGGACCTGCGGGCGATCGTGGACCGGGCCCTGCCGACCGGCTGA
- a CDS encoding nitrite/sulfite reductase, with the protein MPDLRYTAAAPAHTEVPRPKRGEGQWAFGFTEPLNKNEQSKKDDDPLNVRDRILYTYSKRGFDSIDPADLRGRFRWMGLYTQRAPGFDGGKTATVPEEELDDRYFMMRVRSDGRLLTPAAVRALGTIGRDYGRDTADVTDRENIQYHWIRIEDVPTIWGILDDAGLSSLEACGDSPRPFLGSPVAGVAADELIDGTPALEEIYRRYIGNPAFSNFPRKFKTALTGHPSHDVAPEVNDISFVGTVHPEHGPGFDLWVGGGLSTNPMLAQKLGVWIPLDEVADAWEGVASIFRDYGYRRLRSRARLKFLVADWGVEKFREVLEKEYLGRTLVSNPSPEQPVGHRDHIGVHEQQDGKKYIGIAPTVGRVSGSLLLQLAELMEEYAVAGARLTPYQKIVLIGVEPAVVEELIVRLDAIGLSARPSNWRRNTMACTGIEFCKLAIVDTKERARRLVAELERRFPELDTPITVNVNGCPNACARTQVADIGLKGQLVVADGEQVEGFQVHLGGALGLKANFGRKLRAHKVTSAGLDDYITSVVTNYLTNREPQESFADWVARADEDLLRGEKTLEPADR; encoded by the coding sequence ATGCCTGACCTGCGCTACACCGCCGCTGCTCCTGCCCACACCGAGGTCCCCCGCCCCAAGCGTGGCGAGGGCCAGTGGGCGTTCGGCTTCACCGAGCCGCTGAACAAGAACGAGCAGTCGAAGAAGGACGATGACCCGCTCAACGTCCGCGACCGGATCCTCTACACCTACTCCAAGCGCGGCTTCGACTCCATCGACCCCGCCGACCTGCGCGGCCGGTTCCGGTGGATGGGCCTCTACACCCAGCGCGCCCCGGGCTTCGACGGCGGCAAGACCGCGACCGTGCCCGAGGAGGAGCTCGACGACCGCTACTTCATGATGCGGGTCCGCTCCGACGGCCGGCTGCTCACGCCGGCCGCCGTCCGGGCGCTCGGCACCATCGGGCGCGACTACGGCCGGGACACCGCCGACGTGACCGACCGCGAGAACATCCAGTACCACTGGATCCGCATCGAGGACGTCCCCACGATCTGGGGCATCCTCGACGACGCCGGACTGAGCAGCCTCGAGGCCTGCGGCGACTCGCCGCGCCCCTTCCTCGGCTCCCCCGTCGCCGGCGTCGCTGCCGACGAGCTCATCGACGGGACCCCGGCGCTGGAGGAGATCTACCGCCGCTACATCGGCAACCCGGCCTTCTCGAACTTCCCGCGCAAGTTCAAGACCGCCCTGACCGGCCACCCCAGCCACGACGTGGCCCCCGAGGTCAACGACATCTCGTTCGTCGGCACCGTGCACCCCGAGCACGGACCCGGCTTCGACCTGTGGGTCGGCGGCGGCCTGTCCACCAACCCGATGCTGGCCCAGAAGCTCGGCGTCTGGATCCCGCTCGACGAGGTCGCCGACGCCTGGGAGGGCGTCGCGTCGATCTTCCGCGACTACGGCTACCGCCGGCTCCGCTCGCGTGCCCGCCTGAAGTTCCTCGTCGCCGACTGGGGCGTCGAGAAGTTCCGCGAGGTGCTCGAGAAGGAGTACCTGGGCCGGACCCTGGTCTCCAACCCCTCTCCCGAGCAGCCGGTCGGCCACCGCGACCACATCGGCGTGCACGAGCAGCAGGACGGCAAGAAGTACATCGGCATCGCCCCGACCGTCGGCCGGGTCTCCGGCAGCCTGCTGCTGCAGCTGGCCGAGCTGATGGAGGAGTACGCCGTCGCCGGCGCGCGCCTCACGCCGTACCAGAAGATCGTGCTGATCGGCGTCGAGCCGGCCGTCGTCGAGGAGCTGATCGTCCGCCTCGACGCGATCGGGCTCTCAGCGCGCCCCTCGAACTGGCGGCGCAACACGATGGCCTGCACCGGCATCGAGTTCTGCAAGCTCGCGATCGTCGACACCAAGGAGCGCGCCCGCCGGCTGGTCGCCGAGCTCGAGCGCCGCTTCCCCGAGCTCGACACCCCGATCACTGTCAACGTCAACGGCTGCCCCAACGCCTGCGCCCGCACCCAGGTCGCCGACATCGGCCTCAAGGGCCAGCTGGTCGTCGCCGACGGCGAGCAGGTCGAGGGCTTCCAGGTGCACCTCGGCGGCGCGCTGGGGCTGAAGGCGAACTTCGGCCGCAAGCTGCGCGCCCACAAGGTCACCAGCGCCGGGCTGGACGACTACATCACCTCCGTGGTCACCAACTACCTCACCAACCGCGAGCCCCAGGAGTCCTTCGCGGACTGGGTGGCGCGCGCCGACGAGGACCTGCTGCGCGGCGAGAAGACCCTCGAACCGGCGGACCGATGA
- a CDS encoding HipA family kinase, with the protein MIPTVAVTRYVTPLREGGSLPGLVEAEDLGIYVCKFRGAGQGVRVLVAEVIAAELARRIGLRTPRLVGLDLDAELARYEADEEVQDLLVASVGLNLGVDFLPGSFGYDAEVRTDAAEAAKVLWLDAFCANVDRSWRNPNLLVWHGDLWVIDHGASLYFHHAWSGGITDPARFAAQPWSLDDHVLAGYAEGLPAADADVRTRLGDIDFVEILSLVPDAWLEPVPGAETPQAVRAAYVDFLTARFATRQWLPGAAR; encoded by the coding sequence GTGATCCCGACCGTGGCCGTGACCCGCTACGTGACGCCGCTGCGCGAGGGCGGGTCGCTGCCGGGGCTGGTCGAGGCCGAGGACCTCGGCATCTACGTCTGCAAGTTCCGGGGCGCCGGTCAGGGAGTGCGGGTCCTGGTCGCGGAGGTCATCGCCGCGGAGCTGGCCCGCCGGATCGGGCTGCGCACCCCGCGGCTGGTCGGGCTCGACCTGGACGCCGAGCTCGCGCGCTACGAGGCGGACGAGGAGGTCCAGGACCTGCTCGTGGCCAGTGTCGGCCTGAACCTCGGCGTCGACTTCCTCCCCGGGTCCTTCGGCTACGACGCGGAGGTCCGCACCGACGCGGCCGAGGCCGCGAAGGTGCTCTGGCTCGACGCGTTCTGCGCCAACGTGGACCGCAGCTGGCGCAACCCCAACCTCCTGGTCTGGCACGGCGACCTGTGGGTGATCGACCACGGGGCCTCGCTGTACTTCCACCACGCCTGGTCCGGAGGCATCACCGACCCGGCCCGCTTCGCCGCGCAGCCGTGGTCCCTGGACGACCACGTGCTCGCCGGGTACGCCGAGGGCCTGCCGGCGGCCGATGCCGACGTCCGCACGCGGCTGGGCGACATCGACTTCGTCGAGATCCTCTCCCTGGTGCCGGACGCCTGGCTGGAGCCGGTCCCGGGCGCCGAGACCCCGCAGGCGGTGCGCGCGGCGTACGTCGACTTCCTCACCGCGCGCTTCGCGACCCGTCAGTGGCTGCCGGGGGCGGCCCGATGA
- the recA gene encoding recombinase RecA, protein MAGGDRDKALDVALANIEKQFGKGSVMRLGDETRAPLEVIPTGSIALDIALGLGGLPRGRVVEIYGPESSGKTTVALHAVASAQAGGGLVAFIDAEHALDPEYAKNLGVDTDALLVSQPDSGEQALEIADMLVRSGALDLIVIDSVAALVPRAEIEGEMGDSHVGLQARLMSQALRKMTGALNNSGTTAIFINQLREKIGVMFGSPETTTGGRALKFYSSVRLDVRRIETLKDGTDMVGNRTRVKVVKNKVAPPFKQAEFDIMYGKGISREGSLIDVGVEAGIVRKAGAWYTYDGDQLGQGKENSRKFLKDNPDLANELEKKILEKLGIGATVDAAADLPADPIGVDDF, encoded by the coding sequence ATGGCTGGTGGAGACCGCGACAAGGCACTCGATGTGGCCCTCGCGAACATCGAGAAGCAGTTCGGCAAGGGCTCGGTCATGCGACTGGGCGACGAGACCCGCGCTCCGCTGGAGGTGATCCCGACCGGCTCGATCGCGCTCGACATCGCCCTCGGCCTCGGCGGGCTGCCCCGCGGCCGCGTGGTGGAGATCTACGGCCCGGAGTCCTCCGGCAAGACCACTGTCGCCCTGCACGCGGTGGCCAGCGCCCAGGCCGGCGGCGGGCTGGTGGCGTTCATCGACGCCGAGCACGCCCTGGACCCGGAGTACGCGAAGAACCTCGGCGTCGACACCGACGCGCTGCTGGTCTCCCAGCCCGACTCCGGTGAGCAGGCGCTGGAGATCGCCGACATGCTGGTCCGCTCCGGCGCGCTCGACCTGATCGTCATCGACTCCGTGGCGGCGCTGGTGCCCCGCGCGGAGATCGAGGGCGAGATGGGCGACAGCCACGTCGGCCTCCAGGCGCGGCTGATGAGCCAGGCGCTGCGCAAGATGACCGGTGCCCTCAACAACTCCGGCACGACCGCGATCTTCATCAACCAGCTGCGCGAGAAGATCGGCGTCATGTTCGGGTCCCCGGAGACCACGACCGGTGGCCGGGCGCTGAAGTTCTACTCCTCGGTGCGCCTCGACGTGCGCCGCATCGAGACGCTCAAGGACGGCACCGACATGGTCGGCAACCGGACCCGCGTCAAGGTCGTCAAGAACAAGGTCGCGCCGCCGTTCAAGCAGGCCGAGTTCGACATCATGTACGGCAAGGGCATCAGCCGCGAGGGCAGCCTGATCGACGTCGGCGTCGAGGCGGGCATCGTCCGCAAGGCCGGCGCCTGGTACACCTACGACGGCGACCAGCTCGGCCAGGGCAAGGAGAACTCCCGCAAGTTCCTCAAGGACAACCCGGACCTCGCCAACGAGCTGGAGAAGAAGATCCTCGAGAAGCTCGGGATCGGCGCGACCGTCGACGCCGCTGCCGACCTGCCGGCCGACCCGATCGGCGTCGACGACTTCTGA
- a CDS encoding DUF3037 domain-containing protein produces the protein MTARLPYQYVVLRCVPRVDRGEFLNVGVVLYCQETDFLGAAWDVDHDRLRAVFPALDTDQVCEALAFVEGVCAGDQRGGAAAGRPTSQRFGFLKAPRSTVLQPGPVHGGVTTDPPAQLDRLLTQLVR, from the coding sequence ATGACCGCCCGGCTGCCCTACCAGTACGTCGTCCTGCGCTGCGTGCCGCGCGTGGACCGCGGGGAGTTCCTCAACGTCGGCGTGGTCCTCTATTGCCAGGAGACGGACTTCCTCGGTGCGGCGTGGGACGTCGACCACGACCGTCTCCGCGCGGTCTTTCCCGCCCTGGACACCGACCAGGTCTGCGAGGCGTTGGCCTTCGTCGAGGGAGTCTGTGCCGGGGACCAGCGCGGCGGCGCTGCGGCCGGCCGTCCGACCAGCCAGCGCTTCGGGTTCCTCAAGGCCCCCCGCAGCACGGTCCTCCAGCCCGGCCCCGTCCACGGCGGCGTCACCACCGACCCGCCCGCCCAGCTCGACCGCCTCCTCACCCAGCTCGTCCGCTGA
- a CDS encoding regulatory protein RecX: MLPEDDRPPPAWLGDVSVGVDAWTQRAAPASDQGESRGPGDGAPRSGRRSSGRRQSGRRQSERRRPGTPPPPDAVAEGPPADPEAVARKILLDQLTGQARSRKELSDKLAAKAVPEDVATRLLDRFEEVGLVDDEAFARSWIASRQPGKGLARRALAQELRRKGIEDTVAREVLDEIDPADEETAARALVRKKLRTLTRVDDATATRRLVGMLGRKGYPPGMAFSVVRDELAAAGREEPDPGFD, encoded by the coding sequence GTGCTGCCGGAGGATGACCGGCCGCCGCCGGCGTGGCTGGGCGACGTCTCGGTGGGCGTGGACGCCTGGACGCAGCGGGCGGCTCCCGCGTCGGACCAGGGCGAGTCGCGGGGTCCCGGGGACGGGGCTCCGCGGTCCGGGCGGCGTTCGTCCGGACGCCGCCAGTCCGGACGCCGCCAGTCCGAACGACGTCGTCCGGGCACCCCTCCGCCGCCCGACGCGGTGGCCGAGGGGCCGCCCGCCGATCCCGAGGCGGTCGCGCGCAAGATCCTGCTCGACCAGCTGACCGGCCAGGCGCGCAGCCGCAAGGAGCTCAGCGACAAGCTCGCCGCCAAGGCCGTGCCCGAGGACGTCGCGACCCGGCTGCTGGACCGCTTCGAGGAGGTCGGTCTCGTCGATGACGAGGCCTTCGCCCGATCCTGGATCGCCAGCCGGCAGCCCGGCAAGGGCCTGGCCCGCCGGGCGCTGGCCCAAGAGCTGCGGCGCAAGGGGATCGAGGACACGGTGGCCCGCGAGGTCCTCGACGAGATCGACCCCGCCGACGAGGAGACCGCGGCGCGCGCGCTGGTCCGCAAGAAACTGCGCACGCTGACCCGGGTCGACGACGCCACCGCCACCCGGCGCCTGGTCGGCATGCTCGGACGCAAGGGCTACCCGCCCGGGATGGCGTTCTCGGTCGTCCGCGACGAGCTCGCGGCGGCCGGTCGCGAGGAGCCGGACCCCGGGTTCGACTGA
- a CDS encoding phosphoadenylyl-sulfate reductase codes for MTAVSATVLARAARGAQTEGRSPEELREIVSHWGAELELAPAEVIVEWAAATFGERFCVTSSMGDAALAHLVSKVVPGIDVLFLDTGYHFVETIGTRDAVAATMDVNLLSITPVQSVAEQDATYGKDLYKTDPDLCCKLRKVEPLSRMLSDYDAWATGLRRAETRNRVIAPVIGWDAKKGKVKVSPLARWSDEQMERYIAENGVLVNPLVYDGYPSIGCSTCTRRVAPGEDPRSGRWAGTAKTECGIHT; via the coding sequence ATGACCGCCGTGTCCGCGACCGTCTTGGCGCGCGCCGCCCGCGGCGCCCAGACCGAGGGCCGCAGCCCCGAGGAGCTGCGCGAGATCGTCTCGCACTGGGGCGCCGAGCTCGAGCTGGCGCCGGCCGAGGTCATCGTGGAGTGGGCCGCCGCCACCTTCGGCGAGCGGTTCTGCGTGACCTCCTCGATGGGCGACGCCGCGCTGGCGCACCTGGTCTCCAAGGTCGTGCCCGGCATCGACGTGCTGTTCCTCGACACCGGCTACCACTTCGTGGAGACCATCGGGACCCGCGACGCCGTCGCGGCGACGATGGACGTCAACCTGCTCTCGATCACGCCCGTGCAGAGCGTGGCCGAGCAGGACGCGACGTACGGCAAGGACCTGTACAAGACCGACCCCGACCTGTGCTGCAAGCTGCGCAAGGTCGAGCCGCTGAGCCGAATGCTGTCCGACTACGACGCCTGGGCCACCGGCCTGCGCCGGGCCGAGACGCGCAACCGCGTCATCGCGCCGGTCATCGGCTGGGACGCCAAGAAGGGCAAGGTCAAGGTCTCGCCGCTGGCGCGGTGGTCCGATGAGCAGATGGAGCGCTACATCGCCGAGAACGGCGTGCTGGTGAACCCGCTCGTCTACGACGGCTACCCCTCCATCGGCTGCTCGACCTGCACCCGACGCGTCGCCCCCGGCGAGGACCCGCGCTCGGGCCGCTGGGCCGGCACCGCCAAGACCGAGTGCGGGATCCACACGTGA
- a CDS encoding sirohydrochlorin chelatase, with translation MAAPALVALAHGSRDPRSAQTITALVNEVRSMRPDLRIEQAFLELSRPSFQTVVDRLVKAGHEEIVVVPLLLTEAYHAKVDVPSAVAAATERHPALKIRATSVLGLEARFLEVLDVRLRQALTEARVRELDALVLAAAGSSDPLANQAVARLGRLWGAHHKLPVTAAFASAAPPAAGEAVRAFRAEGRRHIAVASLFLAPGLLPDRAAELALEAGAVAVSAPLGAHPEVARTILARYAVGAVELVPV, from the coding sequence ATGGCTGCTCCCGCACTCGTGGCCCTGGCTCACGGAAGCCGTGATCCCCGGTCCGCCCAGACCATCACCGCCCTGGTCAACGAGGTCCGCTCGATGCGCCCCGACCTGCGCATCGAGCAGGCCTTCCTGGAGCTGTCCCGGCCGTCGTTCCAGACGGTCGTCGACCGGCTCGTCAAGGCCGGCCACGAGGAGATCGTGGTCGTGCCGCTGCTGCTCACCGAGGCCTACCACGCCAAGGTCGACGTGCCCTCCGCCGTCGCGGCGGCGACCGAGCGGCACCCGGCGCTGAAGATCCGGGCGACCTCGGTGCTCGGGCTCGAGGCCCGGTTCCTGGAGGTCCTCGACGTCCGGCTGCGCCAGGCACTCACCGAGGCGCGGGTCCGCGAGCTCGACGCGCTCGTCCTGGCCGCTGCCGGGTCCAGCGACCCGCTCGCGAACCAGGCAGTCGCCCGGCTCGGCCGGCTCTGGGGCGCCCACCACAAGCTGCCGGTGACCGCAGCGTTCGCCTCGGCCGCCCCGCCGGCCGCCGGCGAGGCCGTCCGGGCCTTCCGCGCGGAGGGTCGACGCCACATCGCTGTCGCCTCGCTCTTCCTCGCCCCGGGCCTCCTCCCGGACCGGGCCGCCGAGCTCGCCCTGGAGGCCGGCGCGGTCGCGGTCTCCGCCCCGCTCGGCGCCCACCCCGAGGTCGCCCGCACGATCCTGGCCCGCTACGCCGTCGGCGCCGTCGAGCTGGTCCCGGTCTGA